The Engystomops pustulosus chromosome 1, aEngPut4.maternal, whole genome shotgun sequence genome has a window encoding:
- the CCDC92 gene encoding coiled-coil domain-containing protein 92 has translation MATSNLENQLQSAQKNLLFLQQEHANTLKGLHAEIRRLQQHCTDLTYELTLKSSDQTGDSFSRSDELRRKCEELEAQLKDKETENNELIKELEQKNAMIMVLENTIKEREKKYLEELKVKSHKLNMLSSELEQRASTIAYLTSQLHATKKKLLSTSGAPEAAPPGSPVMSTYKPSPPKEKLPETPRRRMKKSLSTPLNADFAEVYRLGADGRKIMLREPVDAMPDPTPFLLARQSADTQVVKERPLVIPPIRSDSSSPAKEKKQKAHVGVAHRIPHATSVQSQLVPQPEVETLAVDQVNASKVVRKHSGTDRTI, from the exons ATGGCCACTTCTAACCTGGAAAATCAATTACAGAGTGCCCAGAAAAACCTCTTGTTTCTCCAACAAGAACATGCCAACACGCTGAAAGGATTacacgctgagatccgccggcTACAGCAACACTGCACAG ATCTAACATATGAGCTGACGCTGAAATCCTCTGACCAGACAG GAGATAGTTTTTCAAGAAGTGATGAGCTCCGAAGAAAATGTGAAGAACTGGAAGCTCAGCTAAAAGATAAAGAAACGGAGAACAACGAGTTAATAAAGGAGCTAGAACAGAAAAATGCCATGATCATGGTGCTGGAAAACACAATaaaggaaagagagaagaaaTATTTGGAAGAACTGAAAGTTAAAAGCCATAAGCTCAACATGTTGTCCAGTGAGCTGGAGCAAAGAGCCAGCACTATCGCTTATCTCACGTCACAGCTGCATGCAACAAAGAAAAAGCTGCTAAGTACAAGTGGGGCCCCTGAAGCCGCTCCTCCGGGGAGTCCAGTCATGTCCACCTACAAGCCATCTCCTCCAAAGGAAAAGTTACCAGAGACCCCAAGAAGAAGGATGAAGAAGAGCTTATCCACTCCCCTGAATGCAGACTTTGCAGAGGTCTATAGGCTTGGGGCTGATGGTCGTAAGATAATGTTGCGCGAACCTGTGGATGCAATGCCTGATCCCACCCCATTTTTACTGGCGAGGCAGTCAGCGGACACACAGGTCGTCAAAGAGCGCCCACTTGTTATCCCTCCCATACGCTCTGACTCTAGTAGTCCAGCTAAAGAGAAGAAGCAGAAGGCCCATGTTGGGGTTGCCCATAGGATCCCACACGCCACCTCTGTCCAGAGTCAGCTCGTACCCCAGCCAGAAGTCGAGACCCTGGCAGTGGACCAGGTCAATGCAAGCAAAGTTGTTAGGAAGCACTCGGGGACGGACAGAACTATTTAA